Proteins co-encoded in one Azospirillum humicireducens genomic window:
- a CDS encoding TRAP transporter large permease codes for MELMILSITFFGFLILGIPVAFAIGLSALCTILYEGLPVAVVFQQMMSGMNVFSFLAIPFFVFSGELMLHGGVADKIVAAAKSMVGHIRGGLGMSNVVACTLFGGVAGSPVADVSAMGAVMIPMMKREGYHADYAVNVTTHAALVGALMPTSHNMIIYALAAGGKASIGALIAAGLMPALLLMVCNLGAAYYVAVKRGYPKGSFPGWDILLHTFAAALPGMLIVVIILAGITSGVFTATESASVAVIYALLLTTLVYRTLTLEKFLAAAAKTVKTTGVVLLLIGVSTMFQYLMGLYEVADMTGELLAGISSNPIVIFLLINIILFLLGTFMDMASTILICTPIFLPIAMTYGMDPVQFGIVMLINCALGLNTPPVGTTQFIGCAIGGVSVGEVMRSITPFYGALFVALLLVTYVPAFSLWLPRLLMN; via the coding sequence ATGGAACTGATGATCCTCAGCATCACCTTCTTCGGCTTCCTCATCCTCGGCATTCCGGTCGCCTTCGCCATCGGCCTGTCGGCGCTCTGCACCATCCTCTATGAAGGCCTGCCGGTCGCGGTGGTCTTCCAGCAGATGATGTCGGGCATGAACGTCTTCTCGTTCCTGGCCATTCCCTTCTTCGTCTTCTCTGGCGAGCTGATGCTGCATGGCGGCGTCGCCGACAAGATCGTCGCCGCGGCCAAGAGCATGGTCGGCCACATCCGCGGCGGGCTGGGCATGTCCAACGTGGTGGCCTGCACCCTGTTCGGCGGCGTCGCCGGCTCCCCCGTCGCCGACGTGTCGGCCATGGGCGCGGTGATGATCCCGATGATGAAGCGGGAGGGCTACCACGCCGACTATGCGGTCAACGTCACCACCCACGCCGCGCTGGTCGGCGCGCTGATGCCGACCAGCCACAACATGATCATCTACGCGCTGGCCGCCGGCGGAAAGGCGTCCATCGGCGCGCTGATCGCCGCAGGCCTGATGCCGGCGCTGCTGCTGATGGTCTGCAACCTGGGCGCCGCCTATTACGTCGCGGTGAAGCGCGGCTATCCCAAGGGATCCTTCCCCGGCTGGGACATCCTGCTTCATACCTTCGCCGCCGCCCTGCCGGGCATGCTGATTGTCGTCATCATCCTGGCCGGCATCACCAGCGGCGTGTTCACCGCGACCGAATCGGCCTCCGTCGCCGTGATCTACGCGCTGCTGCTGACCACGCTGGTCTACCGCACGCTGACCCTGGAGAAGTTCCTGGCCGCCGCCGCCAAGACGGTGAAGACCACCGGTGTGGTGCTGCTGCTGATCGGCGTGTCGACGATGTTCCAGTACCTCATGGGACTCTATGAGGTGGCGGACATGACCGGCGAACTGCTGGCCGGCATTTCGTCCAACCCGATCGTCATCTTCCTGCTGATCAACATCATCCTGTTCCTGCTGGGCACCTTCATGGACATGGCCAGCACGATCCTGATCTGCACGCCGATCTTCCTGCCGATCGCCATGACCTACGGCATGGACCCGGTGCAGTTCGGCATCGTGATGCTGATCAACTGCGCGCTCGGCCTGAACACCCCGCCGGTCGGCACCACCCAGTTCATCGGCTGCGCCATCGGCGGCGTGTCGGTGGGCGAAGTGATGCGCTCCATCACGCCCTTCTACGGGGCGCTGTTCGTGGCGCTGCTGCTGGTCACCTATGTTCCGGCCTTCTCGCTGTGGCTGCCGCGTCTGTTGATGAACTGA
- a CDS encoding TRAP transporter small permease, with translation MDIELQAMDVSPPHSDGWLTRMNAALARTGMYVAIIGLMAIVAVVFYQVFGRYVLNNSPTWAESLAIVLVLYVTLIGAAVGVRDAGHIGLESLLVMLSDSARRKMDIFIYALVGLFGGCMAYNGWVLGSSVMSYTIPNLHISEAVRYVPLVLSGVLIVLFSIEHIVAILRGEEVKPSWN, from the coding sequence ATGGATATCGAGCTGCAAGCAATGGATGTCAGCCCGCCGCATTCCGACGGCTGGCTGACGCGGATGAACGCGGCGCTGGCCAGAACCGGCATGTATGTCGCCATCATCGGTCTGATGGCGATCGTCGCGGTCGTCTTTTATCAGGTGTTCGGCCGCTACGTGCTGAACAACTCGCCGACCTGGGCGGAAAGCCTGGCCATCGTGCTGGTGCTGTACGTCACCCTGATCGGTGCCGCCGTCGGCGTCCGCGACGCCGGCCACATCGGGCTCGAATCCCTGCTGGTGATGCTGTCTGACAGTGCGCGGCGCAAGATGGACATCTTCATCTACGCGCTGGTCGGACTCTTCGGCGGCTGCATGGCCTACAACGGCTGGGTTCTCGGCAGTTCGGTCATGTCCTACACGATCCCTAACCTTCACATCTCCGAAGCCGTGCGCTACGTGCCGCTGGTCCTGTCGGGTGTGCTGATCGTCCTGTTCTCCATCGAGCATATCGTCGCCATCCTGCGCGGCGAGGAGGTAAAGCCGTCATGGAACTGA
- a CDS encoding cobalt-precorrin-6A reductase, protein MAPILTGGEGELVKALILGGTTEATALAKRLAGHPRIDARVSLAGRTKNPVLPPLPTRIGGFGGVEGLADYLRVEGIGAVIDATHPFAAQISANAAAACAQVGVPLRLLTRPAWVEGSGDRWIGVPDMDAAALALRGLGDTVFLTIGRQEVAAFEAVPDKRYLIRAVDPPEPMPALPRMSLILDRGPFTVESELALMRGEGVEVVVSKNSGGRATDAKLEAARKLGLPVVMVERPAGNGVTELHDVEDAVRWLEGV, encoded by the coding sequence ATGGCGCCGATCCTGACGGGTGGGGAGGGGGAGTTGGTCAAGGCGCTGATTTTGGGCGGCACGACGGAGGCGACGGCGCTGGCGAAAAGGCTGGCCGGTCATCCGCGCATCGACGCCCGTGTGTCGCTGGCCGGCCGGACGAAGAACCCTGTGCTGCCGCCGCTGCCCACCCGCATCGGCGGTTTCGGCGGGGTGGAGGGCTTGGCCGACTACCTGCGCGTCGAGGGGATCGGGGCGGTGATCGACGCGACGCATCCCTTCGCCGCGCAGATCTCCGCCAATGCCGCCGCGGCCTGTGCGCAGGTCGGCGTGCCGTTGCGGCTGCTGACCAGGCCGGCTTGGGTGGAGGGGTCGGGCGACCGCTGGATCGGCGTGCCGGACATGGATGCGGCGGCGCTGGCGCTGCGCGGTCTGGGCGACACCGTGTTCCTGACCATCGGTCGGCAGGAGGTCGCCGCCTTCGAGGCGGTGCCGGACAAGCGCTACCTGATTCGCGCGGTCGATCCGCCGGAACCGATGCCGGCCCTGCCGCGCATGAGCCTTATCCTCGACCGCGGGCCGTTCACCGTTGAAAGCGAACTGGCGCTGATGCGCGGGGAGGGGGTGGAGGTGGTCGTCAGCAAGAACAGCGGCGGACGCGCCACCGACGCGAAGCTGGAGGCCGCGCGCAAGCTGGGTCTGCCGGTGGTGATGGTGGAGCGGCCGGCCGGCAACGGTGTGACGGAGCTGCACGACGTGGAGGATGCGGTGCGGTGGCTGGAGGGGGTGTGA
- the cobM gene encoding precorrin-4 C(11)-methyltransferase, whose product MTVHFIGAGPGAPDLLTLRGRDLIARCPVCLYAGSLVPKEIIAHAPADARIIDTAPLTLEEIVAEFRAAHAAGQDVARLHSGDLSVYSALGEQTRALRELGIPYSITPGVPAFAAASAALGRELTLPEVSQTLILTRTEGRASAMPANETLEVLGASGATLAIHLSIHVIDRVVERLTPLYGADCPAAVVYRATWPEERVLRGTLADIAAQVAASPMERTALILVGPALGHEEFRCSALYDGSHVRRYRGLGQEMGE is encoded by the coding sequence ATGACCGTCCATTTCATCGGTGCCGGACCGGGCGCTCCCGACCTGCTGACCCTGCGCGGCCGCGACCTGATCGCCCGCTGTCCGGTCTGCCTCTATGCCGGCTCCCTTGTCCCGAAGGAGATAATCGCCCACGCCCCCGCCGACGCCCGGATCATCGACACCGCGCCCTTGACGCTGGAGGAGATCGTCGCCGAATTCCGGGCCGCCCATGCCGCCGGCCAGGACGTGGCGCGACTGCATTCCGGCGACCTGTCGGTCTACAGCGCGCTCGGCGAACAGACCCGCGCGCTGCGGGAACTCGGCATCCCCTACAGCATCACCCCCGGCGTGCCGGCCTTCGCCGCCGCGTCGGCTGCGCTTGGGCGGGAGCTGACTTTGCCGGAGGTCAGCCAGACCCTGATCCTGACCCGCACCGAAGGGCGCGCCTCGGCAATGCCGGCGAACGAGACGCTGGAGGTGCTGGGCGCATCGGGCGCCACGCTGGCGATCCACCTGTCGATCCACGTCATCGACCGGGTGGTGGAGCGGCTGACCCCGCTCTACGGCGCCGACTGCCCGGCGGCGGTGGTCTACCGCGCGACATGGCCGGAGGAGCGGGTTCTGCGCGGCACGCTGGCCGACATCGCGGCGCAGGTGGCGGCCTCACCGATGGAGCGCACCGCGCTGATCCTGGTCGGCCCGGCGCTGGGCCATGAGGAGTTCCGCTGCAGCGCGCTGTATGACGGCAGCCATGTGCGCCGCTATCGGGGGTTGGGCCAGGAGATGGGGGAGTGA
- the cobA gene encoding uroporphyrinogen-III C-methyltransferase, with protein MSFESSIPESVLVPFAPGSVWLAGSGPGDPGLLTLLALQGLRQADVIVHDALVAERIMALASPSARLEFAGKRGGRPSAHQDDITNRLIELAKEGHRVLRLKGGDPFVFGRGGEEAQALAAHGIPFRIVPGITSGIAGPAYAGIPATHRDTNQAVILATGHSLGGGPDWRALAATKAPLILYMGWKALPTIAAELMAGGLSADTPVGVVTEATTANQKSLVTSLGTCVADLAASGLEPPAIIVIGEMVRLRPALDWLPAQAVLQNARGNNG; from the coding sequence ATGTCGTTTGAGTCGTCCATTCCCGAAAGCGTCCTGGTCCCCTTCGCCCCCGGCAGCGTCTGGCTGGCCGGCTCCGGCCCCGGCGATCCCGGCCTGCTGACCCTGCTGGCGCTGCAAGGTCTAAGGCAAGCCGACGTCATCGTCCATGACGCGCTGGTCGCCGAACGGATCATGGCGCTCGCCAGCCCGTCGGCAAGGCTGGAGTTCGCCGGAAAACGCGGCGGCCGTCCCTCCGCCCATCAGGACGACATCACCAACCGCCTGATCGAACTGGCGAAGGAGGGGCACCGCGTGCTTCGCCTGAAGGGCGGCGACCCCTTCGTCTTCGGCCGCGGCGGGGAGGAGGCGCAGGCGCTGGCCGCCCACGGCATTCCCTTCCGCATCGTGCCGGGCATCACGTCCGGCATCGCCGGCCCGGCCTATGCCGGCATCCCGGCGACCCACCGCGACACCAACCAGGCGGTGATCCTGGCGACCGGCCACTCGCTGGGCGGCGGGCCGGACTGGCGGGCGCTGGCCGCCACCAAGGCACCGCTGATCCTCTATATGGGCTGGAAGGCGCTGCCGACCATCGCGGCGGAGCTGATGGCCGGCGGCCTGTCCGCCGATACCCCCGTCGGTGTGGTGACGGAGGCGACCACCGCCAACCAGAAGAGCCTCGTCACCAGCCTCGGTACCTGCGTCGCCGATCTGGCGGCGAGCGGGCTGGAACCGCCGGCCATCATCGTGATCGGCGAAATGGTGCGGCTGCGCCCGGCGCTGGACTGGCTACCGGCCCAGGCGGTGCTGCAAAATGCCAGAGGGAACAATGGCTAA
- the bluB gene encoding 5,6-dimethylbenzimidazole synthase: MAKEKDEAFTAAERDALYKAIFSRRDVRGQFRPDPVPDEVLARILLAAHHAPSVGFMQPWNFIVVTDKDVKSRIHADFTRATEEAAAMFEGERRSLYSRLKLEGIREAPINLCITCDRERSGPVVLGRTHMPAMDLYSCVCAVQNLWLAARAEGLGVGWVSILHEDALRDALGIPERIVPIAYLCLGHVTHFEATPELETKGWRKRLPLEDLVFRDRWQGE; the protein is encoded by the coding sequence ATGGCCAAAGAGAAGGACGAGGCTTTCACCGCGGCGGAGCGCGATGCGCTCTACAAGGCGATCTTCTCCCGCCGCGACGTGCGCGGGCAGTTCCGCCCCGATCCGGTGCCGGACGAGGTGCTGGCGCGCATCCTGCTGGCCGCACACCATGCGCCGTCGGTGGGCTTCATGCAGCCCTGGAACTTCATCGTCGTCACCGACAAGGATGTGAAGTCGCGCATCCATGCCGACTTCACCCGCGCCACCGAGGAAGCGGCGGCGATGTTCGAGGGCGAGCGGCGCAGCCTCTACAGCCGCCTGAAGCTGGAGGGCATCCGCGAGGCACCGATCAATCTCTGCATCACCTGCGACCGCGAGCGCTCCGGCCCGGTGGTGCTGGGCCGCACCCACATGCCGGCGATGGACCTCTACAGCTGCGTCTGCGCCGTTCAGAACCTGTGGCTGGCGGCGCGGGCGGAAGGGCTGGGGGTCGGCTGGGTCAGCATCCTGCACGAGGACGCGCTGCGGGACGCGCTGGGCATCCCGGAACGGATCGTACCGATCGCCTATCTCTGCCTCGGCCATGTCACCCATTTCGAGGCGACGCCGGAACTGGAAACCAAGGGCTGGCGCAAGCGCCTGCCGCTGGAGGATCTGGTGTTCCGCGACCGCTGGCAGGGCGAATGA
- a CDS encoding cobalt-precorrin-5B (C(1))-methyltransferase: protein MNADSGSEKTEGGAGEDATPLRRGWTTGTCATAAARAAAEALFGGEFPDPVTVTLPGGQTPAFALAVTGQGEGADGPWTAAGVVKDAGDDPDVTHGALVRARVWRGAPGSGVSFRAGPGVGTVTLPGLPLPVGEPAINPVPRSMIAQAVGEAAREAGQPADLVVEVGVEKGEQLAKRTMNGRLGILGGLSILGTTGIVVPYSCAAWIASIQRGIDVARAAGLSHVAACTGDLSEKAVVARYGLSEQALLDMGDFVGGTLKYLRRHPVPRLTLCGGFAKFGKLARGLMDLHSKRNSVDFDWLADRLAELGAGPELVAEARGANTAAQVLGMADAAGLALADHVAELARRAAQDVLEDAPVAVEVLVTDRQGRIVGEAHSPISWPNPR, encoded by the coding sequence ATGAACGCGGACTCAGGGTCGGAGAAGACGGAAGGCGGTGCCGGGGAGGATGCTACACCCTTGCGCCGCGGCTGGACGACGGGAACCTGCGCAACCGCGGCGGCACGGGCGGCGGCAGAGGCCCTGTTCGGAGGTGAGTTTCCCGACCCGGTGACCGTGACCCTGCCCGGTGGTCAGACCCCGGCCTTCGCGCTGGCGGTGACGGGGCAGGGGGAGGGGGCGGATGGACCCTGGACCGCGGCCGGCGTGGTCAAGGATGCCGGCGACGATCCCGACGTGACCCATGGCGCGCTGGTGCGGGCGCGTGTCTGGCGCGGCGCGCCCGGCAGCGGCGTGAGTTTCCGCGCCGGTCCCGGCGTCGGCACCGTGACCCTGCCCGGATTGCCGCTGCCCGTCGGCGAGCCCGCCATCAACCCGGTGCCGCGCAGCATGATCGCGCAGGCGGTGGGAGAGGCGGCGCGTGAGGCCGGCCAGCCGGCCGATCTGGTGGTGGAGGTCGGGGTTGAGAAGGGGGAGCAGCTCGCCAAGCGCACCATGAACGGCCGGCTCGGCATCCTGGGCGGGCTGTCGATCCTGGGGACGACGGGGATCGTCGTGCCCTATTCCTGTGCGGCCTGGATCGCCTCGATCCAGCGCGGCATCGACGTGGCGCGGGCGGCCGGGCTGAGCCATGTCGCGGCCTGCACCGGCGATCTGTCGGAAAAGGCGGTGGTGGCGCGCTATGGCCTGTCGGAGCAGGCGCTGCTCGACATGGGCGATTTCGTCGGCGGCACGCTGAAATACCTGCGCCGCCATCCCGTTCCGCGCCTGACCCTGTGCGGCGGCTTCGCCAAGTTCGGCAAGCTGGCGCGTGGGCTGATGGATTTGCACAGCAAGCGCAACAGTGTCGATTTCGACTGGCTGGCCGACCGGCTGGCGGAACTGGGCGCCGGGCCGGAGCTTGTCGCAGAGGCGCGCGGCGCCAACACGGCGGCGCAGGTGCTGGGCATGGCGGACGCCGCCGGCTTGGCCCTGGCCGATCATGTGGCCGAGCTGGCCCGCCGCGCCGCTCAGGACGTGCTGGAGGATGCGCCGGTCGCCGTCGAGGTGCTCGTCACCGACCGCCAGGGGCGCATCGTCGGAGAGGCTCACTCCCCCATCTCCTGGCCCAACCCCCGATAG
- a CDS encoding cobyrinate a,c-diamide synthase, with amino-acid sequence MPEGTMAKGLIIAAPASGTGKTTLTLGLLAALRARGMAVGAVKSGPDYIDPAFHRAATGRPSVNLDTWAMGPDLLDGLAARAAEGADLLVCEALMGLFDGVAGVGATGTGSTAEIAARTGWPVLLVVNAKGQSQSAAALVKGFATYRDDVTIGGVVLNNVGSPRHTALAGGAIEALGIPVHGSLPRAPDLSLPERHLGLVQADETEGLADRLAALGRFVAEHVDLDRIAALAKPSKSGPGSDAPALPPLGQRIAIARDAAFTFVYPHLTSGWQAAGAELRFFSPLADEAPPPDADAIYLPGGYPELHAGRLAANAVFRDGLRAAAERGPVYGECGGYMVMGETLEDADGVTHPMTGLLGVRTSFAKRRLHLGYRRASLLADGPLGPAGSPLMGHEFHYASTLSRGDDAPLLHATAADGSDLGALGSSRGRALGSFVHLIARG; translated from the coding sequence ATGCCAGAGGGAACAATGGCTAAGGGCCTCATCATCGCCGCCCCGGCCTCGGGCACCGGCAAGACCACCCTGACGCTGGGCCTGCTGGCGGCACTGCGCGCCCGCGGCATGGCGGTGGGGGCGGTAAAGTCGGGGCCGGACTACATCGACCCGGCCTTCCACCGCGCCGCCACCGGCCGGCCGAGCGTCAATCTCGACACTTGGGCGATGGGGCCGGACCTGCTGGACGGGCTGGCCGCCCGCGCCGCCGAGGGCGCCGACCTGCTGGTCTGCGAAGCGCTGATGGGCCTGTTCGACGGTGTCGCCGGGGTCGGGGCCACCGGCACCGGATCGACGGCGGAGATCGCGGCGCGCACCGGCTGGCCGGTCCTGCTGGTGGTGAACGCCAAGGGCCAGTCGCAATCGGCCGCAGCGCTGGTGAAGGGCTTCGCCACCTACCGCGATGACGTGACCATCGGCGGCGTCGTGCTGAACAATGTCGGCAGCCCGCGCCACACCGCGCTGGCCGGCGGCGCCATCGAGGCGCTCGGAATTCCGGTTCACGGTTCCCTGCCCCGCGCGCCGGATCTCAGCCTGCCCGAACGCCATCTCGGCCTCGTCCAGGCCGACGAGACTGAGGGGCTGGCCGACCGGCTGGCCGCACTTGGCCGCTTCGTCGCCGAGCATGTCGATCTCGACCGCATCGCCGCCCTAGCCAAACCCTCGAAGTCCGGTCCCGGCAGCGACGCCCCCGCCCTGCCGCCGCTGGGCCAGCGCATCGCCATCGCGCGGGATGCCGCCTTCACCTTCGTCTATCCGCACCTGACCTCCGGCTGGCAAGCGGCCGGCGCTGAGCTGCGCTTCTTCTCCCCCCTGGCCGACGAGGCACCGCCGCCGGATGCGGACGCCATCTATCTGCCCGGCGGCTATCCGGAACTGCATGCCGGCCGCCTTGCCGCCAATGCCGTCTTCCGCGACGGCCTGCGTGCCGCGGCGGAGCGGGGGCCGGTCTATGGCGAGTGCGGCGGCTACATGGTGATGGGGGAGACGCTGGAGGACGCCGATGGCGTCACCCACCCGATGACCGGGCTGCTGGGGGTGCGCACCTCCTTCGCCAAGCGGCGGCTGCATCTGGGCTACCGCCGGGCGTCCCTGCTGGCCGACGGGCCGCTGGGTCCGGCGGGATCGCCGCTGATGGGGCACGAGTTCCACTATGCCTCGACCCTGTCCCGCGGCGACGACGCCCCGCTGCTGCATGCGACGGCGGCGGACGGCAGCGACCTGGGCGCGCTGGGCAGCAGCCGCGGGCGCGCGCTGGGATCCTTCGTCCACCTGATCGCGCGGGGATAA
- the cbiE gene encoding precorrin-6y C5,15-methyltransferase (decarboxylating) subunit CbiE: MGTARWLTIVGIGEDGWDGLPPAARAAVESATILYGGSRHLGLTPVVAGQQRLPWPSPMTDAFPGLLSMRGQRVCVLASGDPSWYGVGATLSRLVPVSETTVIPAPSAFSLAASRLGWPLQDCRCLTVHGRPLEQIVPHLQPNCRLLLLSWDGTTPAKLAALLRARGFGASRLTVLEAMGGPREARLEATADAWSAGQVADLNTIALDCVAAPDARILPLAPGLPDDWFEHDGQITKREVRAVTLSFLAPRRGELLWDVGAGSGSIGIEWMLRDPANRAIAVEHHPERIARILANAAAFGVPGLTLARGKAPAALDGLEQPDAIFIGGGLTADGVLAACWDALPPGGRIAANAVTLESEAVLFDAHKRLGGELTQITVARATAVGGFRGWRAAMPVTLWRAEKPSSEKPYAEGAWTV, from the coding sequence ATGGGAACGGCCCGCTGGCTCACCATCGTCGGCATCGGCGAGGATGGCTGGGACGGTTTGCCGCCCGCCGCCCGCGCAGCGGTGGAAAGCGCCACAATCCTCTATGGCGGCAGCCGCCATCTCGGCCTCACACCGGTCGTTGCGGGACAGCAACGGCTGCCCTGGCCGTCGCCGATGACCGACGCCTTCCCCGGCCTGCTCAGCATGCGCGGGCAGCGGGTTTGCGTGCTGGCGAGCGGCGATCCGTCCTGGTACGGGGTGGGCGCCACCCTGTCGCGGCTCGTTCCGGTTTCGGAAACGACGGTGATTCCAGCCCCGTCTGCCTTCAGCTTGGCAGCATCACGGCTCGGCTGGCCCCTGCAGGACTGCCGTTGTCTGACCGTCCATGGCCGTCCGCTGGAGCAGATTGTTCCGCATCTGCAACCGAATTGCAGATTGCTGCTTCTTTCCTGGGACGGAACGACACCGGCCAAGCTCGCCGCCCTGCTGCGCGCCCGCGGTTTCGGCGCCTCGCGCCTGACGGTGCTGGAGGCGATGGGCGGCCCGCGCGAGGCCCGGCTGGAGGCCACCGCCGACGCCTGGAGCGCCGGACAGGTCGCCGACCTCAACACCATCGCGCTGGACTGCGTCGCCGCCCCCGATGCCCGCATCCTGCCGCTGGCGCCCGGCCTGCCCGACGACTGGTTCGAGCATGACGGCCAGATCACCAAGCGCGAGGTGCGCGCCGTCACCCTGTCCTTCCTGGCGCCGCGCCGGGGCGAGCTGCTGTGGGACGTCGGCGCCGGGTCGGGCTCCATCGGCATCGAATGGATGCTGCGCGATCCCGCCAACCGCGCCATCGCCGTCGAACATCATCCGGAGCGCATCGCCCGCATCCTCGCCAATGCCGCGGCCTTCGGCGTGCCCGGCCTGACGCTGGCGCGCGGCAAGGCTCCCGCGGCGCTGGACGGGCTGGAGCAGCCGGACGCCATCTTCATCGGCGGCGGGCTGACGGCCGATGGCGTGCTGGCGGCCTGCTGGGACGCCCTGCCCCCCGGCGGCCGGATCGCCGCCAATGCGGTGACGCTGGAAAGCGAGGCGGTGCTGTTCGACGCGCACAAGCGGCTGGGCGGCGAGCTGACCCAGATCACCGTTGCGCGCGCCACGGCGGTCGGCGGCTTCCGCGGCTGGCGCGCCGCCATGCCGGTCACGCTGTGGCGAGCGGAAAAGCCATCTTCCGAGAAGCCGTATGCGGAGGGCGCATGGACCGTCTGA
- a CDS encoding cobalamin biosynthesis protein, which yields MDRLTPDSLLLGPVFVGLGCRRGCGWEEIANLVAVAFDEAALPDAARQLAALAVPAMKADEAGLAEAARALGLPLRFIEEEAMLAAQDRVHTRSATVLAAVGLASVAEAAALAAAGPGSRLLLPRRSTPRATVALALPAVALSESRS from the coding sequence ATGGACCGTCTGACGCCTGACTCCCTGCTGCTCGGCCCCGTCTTCGTCGGTCTCGGCTGCCGCCGCGGCTGCGGCTGGGAGGAGATCGCCAATCTGGTCGCCGTTGCCTTCGACGAGGCTGCGCTGCCCGACGCCGCGCGCCAGCTGGCGGCGCTGGCCGTCCCGGCAATGAAGGCCGACGAGGCGGGACTGGCGGAAGCGGCCCGCGCGCTCGGCCTGCCTCTGCGCTTCATCGAGGAGGAGGCGATGCTGGCGGCGCAGGACCGCGTCCACACCCGCTCCGCCACCGTGCTGGCGGCGGTCGGGCTGGCCTCGGTCGCGGAGGCCGCGGCGCTGGCCGCCGCCGGGCCGGGATCGCGCCTGCTGCTGCCGCGCCGCTCCACCCCCCGCGCCACCGTGGCGCTCGCCCTGCCTGCCGTCGCTCTCTCGGAGTCCCGTTCATGA
- a CDS encoding TRAP transporter substrate-binding protein has protein sequence MKFALTSVRTALLAACAVCSMMAAPMLSAPAAARDFRSADIHPTDYPTVEAARYVGKLLAERTNGRLGIKVFPNGALGNEKDTIEQLKIGALEMMRINVAPLNNVVPETMVTALPFIFRDTGHMRRVLDGPIGDEILAAMESQGMVGLAFYDSGSRNMYSAAKPYKTLADMKGAKIRVQQSDLFVAMIQALGANATPMPFGEVYTALKTGIVDAAENNYPSYESSRHFEAAKYYTLTEHAMAPEVLVFSKVAWDRLSKDDQALVRQAAKESVPYMRKLWEEREQKSKDVVVKAGAQIVEVANKQEFIDAMKPVYDKFANTPKLQSLVQRVQETK, from the coding sequence ATGAAGTTTGCTCTGACTTCGGTCCGCACCGCGCTGCTGGCCGCCTGTGCCGTCTGCAGCATGATGGCCGCGCCGATGCTGTCGGCTCCGGCCGCCGCGCGCGACTTCCGGTCCGCCGACATCCACCCGACCGATTATCCGACCGTCGAGGCCGCGCGCTATGTCGGCAAGCTGCTGGCGGAACGCACCAACGGCCGTCTCGGCATCAAGGTGTTCCCGAACGGCGCCCTCGGCAACGAGAAGGACACCATCGAGCAGCTGAAGATCGGCGCGCTCGAGATGATGCGCATCAACGTCGCGCCGCTGAACAACGTGGTGCCGGAGACGATGGTCACCGCGCTGCCCTTCATCTTCCGCGACACCGGCCACATGCGCCGCGTGCTGGACGGCCCGATCGGCGACGAGATCCTGGCGGCGATGGAAAGCCAGGGCATGGTCGGCCTCGCCTTCTACGACAGCGGCTCGCGCAACATGTATTCGGCCGCCAAGCCCTACAAGACGCTGGCCGACATGAAGGGCGCCAAGATCCGCGTCCAGCAGTCCGACCTGTTCGTCGCCATGATCCAGGCGCTGGGCGCCAACGCCACGCCGATGCCCTTCGGCGAGGTCTACACCGCGCTGAAGACCGGCATCGTCGACGCCGCCGAGAACAACTACCCGTCCTATGAGTCCTCGCGCCACTTCGAGGCGGCCAAGTACTACACGCTGACCGAGCACGCGATGGCGCCGGAAGTGCTGGTCTTCTCCAAGGTCGCCTGGGACCGCCTGTCGAAGGACGACCAGGCCCTGGTCCGCCAGGCCGCCAAGGAGTCGGTGCCCTACATGCGCAAGCTGTGGGAAGAGCGCGAGCAGAAGTCGAAGGACGTCGTCGTGAAGGCCGGCGCCCAGATCGTCGAAGTCGCCAACAAGCAGGAATTCATCGATGCGATGAAGCCCGTCTACGACAAGTTCGCCAACACGCCGAAGCTCCAGAGCCTCGTGCAGCGCGTCCAGGAAACCAAGTAA